From Coffea arabica cultivar ET-39 chromosome 9c, Coffea Arabica ET-39 HiFi, whole genome shotgun sequence, one genomic window encodes:
- the LOC113708439 gene encoding protein SRG1-like, producing MEIIDLELQKLHSACKEWGGFFQLINHGVSSSLLEKLKSEVQDFFNLPMVEKNKYGQEPGDVEGYGQAFVKSKEQKLDWADMLYMITQPEDLRKPHLFPKLPLPLSFRIKTIFNMN from the exons ATGGAGATAATTGATTTGGAGCTTCAGAAGCTGCATTCTGCTTGCAAGGAGTGGGGTGGTTTTTTCCAG CTGATTAATCATGGAGTTAGCTCTTCATTGCTGGAGAAATTGAAATCAGAAGTTCAAGATTTTTTCAATCTGCCGATGGTTGAAAAGAACAAATATGGTCAAGAACCAGGAGATGTAGAAGGATATGGGCAAGCCTTTGTCAAATCAAAGGAGCAAAAGCTTGACTGGGCTGACATGTTATACATGATCACTCAACCagaagatttaagaaaacctcaTTTGTTCCCTAAGCTGCCTCTTCCTCTAAG TTTTAGgataaaaactatttttaacATGAACTAA